A portion of the Melanotaenia boesemani isolate fMelBoe1 chromosome 2, fMelBoe1.pri, whole genome shotgun sequence genome contains these proteins:
- the nptx2a gene encoding neuronal pentraxin-2a isoform X1, which translates to MLALVVGLWYLSSGCTVRSQGATGSRFVCNAIPPGAEPGCVYAPTGNRVQSSSPAEDELRNTIIQLRETILQQKETIVSQQGTIKELNSKLARCEAASDDMAQGKSRGQGSRRKEYGKNTMGDLPRDPGETIDQLDKTMQSLKGRLENLEQQSLHLPITNTSAGGVSALTPLPPELRELLRQRLGALETQLLRKVAELEEEKSQLYNETAAHRQRTENALNSLLDRITELEKSNNAFKSPEDFKVSLPLRTNYLYGRIKKSLPEMYAFTVCMWLKSSASPGIGTPFSYGVPGQANEIVLIEWGNNPIELLVNDKVAQLPLSVSDGRWHHICITWTTRDGFWEAYQDGERLGTGDNLAPWHPIKPGGVIILGQEQDIVGGRFDATQAFVGELSQFNMWDRVLRPVDIMGLANCSAYMPGNVVPWIDANVEVFGGASKAALEICEDRAFDS; encoded by the exons ATGCTGGCTTTAGTTGTTGGACTGTGGTATCTGAGCAGCGGATGCACGGTGCGGAGCCAGGGTGCTACAGGTAGCCGTTTTGTCTGTAACGCAATTCCTCCGGGCGCAGAACCAGGCTGCGTGTATGCTCCCACGGGGAACCGTGTCCAGAGTAGCAGTCCTGCGGAGGACGAGCTGCGTAACACGATCATCCAGCTCCGGGAAACTATCCTGCAGCAGAAGGAGACAATCGTGAGCCAACAGGGGACCATTAAAGAGCTCAACTCCAAGCTGGCGCGCTGCGAGGCTGCATCCGACGATATGGCGCAGGGCAAGTCCCGGGGTCAGGGCTCCAGACGGAAAGAGTATGGGAAGAACACCATGGGGGACTTGCCTCGCGACCCCGGTGAGACAATAGACCAACTGGACAAAACCATGCAGAGTCTCAAAGGTCGGCTGGAGAACTTAGAG CAACAGAGTTTGCATCTCCCTATCACAAACACATCAGCTGGAGGAGTCTCGGCCTTGACTCCCCTGCCACCAGAGCTCCGCGAGCTGCTGCGGCAACGTCTGGGGGCGCTGGAGACCCAGCTACTCCGGAAGGTGgcggagctggaggaggagaagagccAGCTTTACAACGAAACTGCGGCCCACCGCCAACGCACTGAGAACGCTCTCAATTCCCTCCTGGACAGGATCACAGAGCTTGAGAAAA GTAATAATGCCTTTAAGTCGCCTGAGGACTTTAAGGTGTCCCTCCCTCTCCGTACTAACTATCTGTATGGACGCATCAAGAAGAGTCTTCCTGAGATGTATGCCTTCACCGTTTGCATGTGGCTCAAGTCCAGCGCCAGTCCTGGCATCGGCACCCCATTCTCCTATGGTGTGCCAGGCCAGGCCAATGAGATAGTCCTCATTGAATGGGGGAACAACCCCATTGAGCTTCTAGTTAATGATAAG GTGGCCCAGCTCCCTCTGTCAGTGAGTGATGGGCGTTGGCACCACATCTGCATCACCTGGACAACCAGAGATGGTTTCTGGGAGGCTTATCAGGATGGCGAGCGTCTAGGCACTGGAGACAACCTGGCCCCCTGGCACCCAATTAAACCTGGAGGAGTAATCATCCTGGGCCAGGAGCAG GACATTGTCGGAGGCCGTTTCGATGCGACCCAAGCCTTTGTAGGCGAGCTGAGCCAGTTCAACATGTGGGACAGAGTACTGCGGCCCGTGGACATCATGGGTTTAGCCAACTGCTCAGCTTACATGCCCGGCAATGTGGTTCCTTGGATTGATGCCAATGTGGAAGTGTTTGGCGGTGCAAGCAAAGCTGCTTTGGAAATCTGTGAAGACCGTGCTTTTGACTCCTAA
- the nptx2a gene encoding neuronal pentraxin-2a isoform X2, producing the protein MLALVVGLWYLSSGCTVRSQGATGSRFVCNAIPPGAEPGCVYAPTGNRVQSSSPAEDELRNTIIQLRETILQQKETIVSQQGTIKELNSKLARCEAASDDMAQGKSRGQGSRRKEYGKNTMGDLPRDPGETIDQLDKTMQSLKGRLENLESLHLPITNTSAGGVSALTPLPPELRELLRQRLGALETQLLRKVAELEEEKSQLYNETAAHRQRTENALNSLLDRITELEKSNNAFKSPEDFKVSLPLRTNYLYGRIKKSLPEMYAFTVCMWLKSSASPGIGTPFSYGVPGQANEIVLIEWGNNPIELLVNDKVAQLPLSVSDGRWHHICITWTTRDGFWEAYQDGERLGTGDNLAPWHPIKPGGVIILGQEQDIVGGRFDATQAFVGELSQFNMWDRVLRPVDIMGLANCSAYMPGNVVPWIDANVEVFGGASKAALEICEDRAFDS; encoded by the exons ATGCTGGCTTTAGTTGTTGGACTGTGGTATCTGAGCAGCGGATGCACGGTGCGGAGCCAGGGTGCTACAGGTAGCCGTTTTGTCTGTAACGCAATTCCTCCGGGCGCAGAACCAGGCTGCGTGTATGCTCCCACGGGGAACCGTGTCCAGAGTAGCAGTCCTGCGGAGGACGAGCTGCGTAACACGATCATCCAGCTCCGGGAAACTATCCTGCAGCAGAAGGAGACAATCGTGAGCCAACAGGGGACCATTAAAGAGCTCAACTCCAAGCTGGCGCGCTGCGAGGCTGCATCCGACGATATGGCGCAGGGCAAGTCCCGGGGTCAGGGCTCCAGACGGAAAGAGTATGGGAAGAACACCATGGGGGACTTGCCTCGCGACCCCGGTGAGACAATAGACCAACTGGACAAAACCATGCAGAGTCTCAAAGGTCGGCTGGAGAACTTAGAG AGTTTGCATCTCCCTATCACAAACACATCAGCTGGAGGAGTCTCGGCCTTGACTCCCCTGCCACCAGAGCTCCGCGAGCTGCTGCGGCAACGTCTGGGGGCGCTGGAGACCCAGCTACTCCGGAAGGTGgcggagctggaggaggagaagagccAGCTTTACAACGAAACTGCGGCCCACCGCCAACGCACTGAGAACGCTCTCAATTCCCTCCTGGACAGGATCACAGAGCTTGAGAAAA GTAATAATGCCTTTAAGTCGCCTGAGGACTTTAAGGTGTCCCTCCCTCTCCGTACTAACTATCTGTATGGACGCATCAAGAAGAGTCTTCCTGAGATGTATGCCTTCACCGTTTGCATGTGGCTCAAGTCCAGCGCCAGTCCTGGCATCGGCACCCCATTCTCCTATGGTGTGCCAGGCCAGGCCAATGAGATAGTCCTCATTGAATGGGGGAACAACCCCATTGAGCTTCTAGTTAATGATAAG GTGGCCCAGCTCCCTCTGTCAGTGAGTGATGGGCGTTGGCACCACATCTGCATCACCTGGACAACCAGAGATGGTTTCTGGGAGGCTTATCAGGATGGCGAGCGTCTAGGCACTGGAGACAACCTGGCCCCCTGGCACCCAATTAAACCTGGAGGAGTAATCATCCTGGGCCAGGAGCAG GACATTGTCGGAGGCCGTTTCGATGCGACCCAAGCCTTTGTAGGCGAGCTGAGCCAGTTCAACATGTGGGACAGAGTACTGCGGCCCGTGGACATCATGGGTTTAGCCAACTGCTCAGCTTACATGCCCGGCAATGTGGTTCCTTGGATTGATGCCAATGTGGAAGTGTTTGGCGGTGCAAGCAAAGCTGCTTTGGAAATCTGTGAAGACCGTGCTTTTGACTCCTAA